A single Venturia canescens isolate UGA chromosome 1, ASM1945775v1, whole genome shotgun sequence DNA region contains:
- the Pif1 gene encoding ATP-dependent DNA helicase PIF1 isoform X5 has product MALSLENSTLTCSVVLEWLDGNGSISRKATYRTAILRLLRNDLRQIVLEVCVEKAKVATKLRLKGISVFNRYMNEGKATIKFPDDKCTIFLSNAPTVQLVSFLKMIFVKMTGQTKDMQGENVLHNKLLSDKRGGLSITENISPATNAELAIAREKALKKSRATTTSPSPNSVRKRKLNITPAKRLYSNAFTGTMSEEQKRILDTVLKGHNIFFTGSAGTGKSFLLKRIIAGLPPDVTVTTASTGVAACHIGGVTLHQFAGIGLGSATLDRCYELASKPAVASVWRKTKHLVIDEISMVDGDFFDKMEAVARHIRKNDKPFGEEIACTLRATSSQKIEKNGILATRLCSHICEADEINSSQLDKLAGEEKIFIAQDSDENMTKILEQQLPVPHKLTLKVGAQVMLLKNININSGLVNGARGIIVKFVGDTPVVQFRSGKEYHATLEKWTIKRMGNSFVHRKQIPLKLAWAFSIHKSQGLTLDCVEMSLGRVFDAGQAYVALSRAQSLDSLRVLDFNTEQIWADRNVLEFYKRFRRNLQEIKLIPLGKKFKLTAQNNPTTTPNRK; this is encoded by the exons ATGGCACTATCTCTGGAAAATAGCACTTTAACATGCAGCGTGGTTCTTGAATGGTTAGACGGAAATGGTTCAATTTCACGAAAAGCCACTTATCGTACTGCAATTTTACGATTGTTAAGAAATGACCTGCGTCAAATAGTACTCGAGGTGTGCGTAGAAAAAGCTAAGGTAGCTACAAAATTACGCCTCAAAGGTATTTCTGTATTCAATCGTTACATGAATGAGGGTAAAGCAACAATAAAGTTTCCAGATGATAAATgcacaatatttttatcaaacgctCCTACTGTTCAGCTTGTAAGTTTtcttaaaatgatttttgtcaaaatgacTGGACAAACAAAGGATATGCAAGGAGAAAACGTATTACATAATAAACTATTGTCGGACAAAAGAGGGGGCTTGAGCATAACAGAAAACATAAGTCCTGCTACAAATGCAGAATTAGCAATAGCTAGAGAGAAGGCactcaaaaaatcaagagcGACGACAACCTCACCTTCCCCAAATAGCGTGAGGAAAAGAAAACTGAATATTACACCTGCAAAGAGATTGTATTCCAATGCATTTACCGGAACTATGAGTGAAGAGCAGAAAAGAATTTTGGATACCGTTTTGAAAggtcacaatatttttttcactggtAGCGCGGGTACCGGCAAGTCTTTTTTATTGAAGCGCATAATAGCAGGTTTACCACCGGATGTTACTGTAACGACTGCAAGTACTGGAGTTGCTGCTTGTCATATAGGTGGAGTGACACTTCACCAGTTTGCTGGAATTGGACTTGGCAGTGCAACTTTAGATCGTTGTTACGAATTGGCTTCTAAGCCAGCAGTTGCATCTGTCTGGCGCAAAACAAAACACCTTGTCATAGACGAAATTTCCATGGTTGAtggtgatttttttgataaaatggaAGCTGTGGCAAGGCACATAAGGAAAAACGATAAACCTTTTGGAG AAGAAATTGCTTGTACTCTGAGAGCTACTTCCAGCCAAAAGATTGAGAAGAATGGAATTTTAGCTACAAGGCTTTGTTCTCATATTTGCGAAGCGGATGAGATAAATTCTTCCCAGCTGGATAAACTCGCAggtgaggaaaaaattttcatcgcccAGGACTCTgatgaaaatatgacaaaaatATTGGAACAGCAGCTACCGGTTCCCCATAAATTGACATTGAAAGTGGGAGCACAAGTTATgctcttgaaaaatataaacattAATAGTGGTCTCGTTAATGGAGCTCGTGGCATTATTGTCAAGTTTGTTGGTGATACACCGGTCGTACAGTTCCGATCGGGAAAAGAGTATCATGCCACCCTGGAGAAATGGACAATCAAAAGAATGGGTAATAGTTTTGTTCACAGGAAGCAAATACCTTTAAAACTTGCTTGGGCATTTTCGATTCACAAGAGTCAAGGTTTGACTCTCGATTGTGTAGAAATGAGTTTGGGACGAGTTTTTGATGCGGGCCAAGCATACGTGGCACTCTCACGCGCTCAAAGCTTAGATTCACTGAGAGTCCTGGATTTCAATACTGAACAAATATGGGCAGACCGGAACGTATTAGAATTTTACAAAAGATTTCGTCGTAATCTCCAAGAGATAAAACTTATAccacttggaaaaaaattcaagctcACAGCACAAAACAATCCAACGACCACTCCcaatagaaaatga
- the Pif1 gene encoding ATP-dependent DNA helicase PIF1 isoform X3, translating to MALSLENSTLTCSVVLEWLDGNGSISRKATYRTAILRLLRNDLRQIVLEVCVEKAKVATKLRLKGISVFNRYMNEGKATIKFPDDKCTIFLSNAPTVQLVSFLKMIFVKMTGQTKDMQGENVLHNKLLSDKRGGLSITENISPATNAELAIAREKALKKSRATTTSPSPNSVRKRKLNITPAKRLYSNAFTGTMSEEQKRILDTVLKGGVTLHQFAGIGLGSATLDRCYELASKPAVASVWRKTKHLVIDEISMVDGDFFDKMEAVARHIRKNDKPFGGIQLILCGDFFQLPPVSKSEKKTKFCFQSMAWKECIKYNFELNTVYRQEDPKFVDLLNRIRVGYVTEEIACTLRATSSQKIEKNGILATRLCSHICEADEINSSQLDKLAGEEKIFIAQDSDENMTKILEQQLPVPHKLTLKVGAQVMLLKNININSGLVNGARGIIVKFVGDTPVVQFRSGKEYHATLEKWTIKRMGNSFVHRKQIPLKLAWAFSIHKSQGLTLDCVEMSLGRVFDAGQAYVALSRAQSLDSLRVLDFNTEQIWADRNVLEFYKRFRRNLQEIKLIPLGKKFKLTAQNNPTTTPNRK from the exons ATGGCACTATCTCTGGAAAATAGCACTTTAACATGCAGCGTGGTTCTTGAATGGTTAGACGGAAATGGTTCAATTTCACGAAAAGCCACTTATCGTACTGCAATTTTACGATTGTTAAGAAATGACCTGCGTCAAATAGTACTCGAGGTGTGCGTAGAAAAAGCTAAGGTAGCTACAAAATTACGCCTCAAAGGTATTTCTGTATTCAATCGTTACATGAATGAGGGTAAAGCAACAATAAAGTTTCCAGATGATAAATgcacaatatttttatcaaacgctCCTACTGTTCAGCTTGTAAGTTTtcttaaaatgatttttgtcaaaatgacTGGACAAACAAAGGATATGCAAGGAGAAAACGTATTACATAATAAACTATTGTCGGACAAAAGAGGGGGCTTGAGCATAACAGAAAACATAAGTCCTGCTACAAATGCAGAATTAGCAATAGCTAGAGAGAAGGCactcaaaaaatcaagagcGACGACAACCTCACCTTCCCCAAATAGCGTGAGGAAAAGAAAACTGAATATTACACCTGCAAAGAGATTGTATTCCAATGCATTTACCGGAACTATGAGTGAAGAGCAGAAAAGAATTTTGGATACCGTTTTGAAAg GTGGAGTGACACTTCACCAGTTTGCTGGAATTGGACTTGGCAGTGCAACTTTAGATCGTTGTTACGAATTGGCTTCTAAGCCAGCAGTTGCATCTGTCTGGCGCAAAACAAAACACCTTGTCATAGACGAAATTTCCATGGTTGAtggtgatttttttgataaaatggaAGCTGTGGCAAGGCACATAAGGAAAAACGATAAACCTTTTGGAGGTATACAGCTTATTCTGTGTGgtgacttttttcaattgccaCCGGTCTCTAAAAGTGAGAAGAAAACGAAGTTTTGCTTTCAAAGCATGGCATGGAAGGAATGCatcaagtataattttgaattaaacACAGTGTACAGACAGGAAGATCCAAAATTTGTTGACTTATTGAATCGAATTAGAGTTGGATATGTTACAGAAGAAATTGCTTGTACTCTGAGAGCTACTTCCAGCCAAAAGATTGAGAAGAATGGAATTTTAGCTACAAGGCTTTGTTCTCATATTTGCGAAGCGGATGAGATAAATTCTTCCCAGCTGGATAAACTCGCAggtgaggaaaaaattttcatcgcccAGGACTCTgatgaaaatatgacaaaaatATTGGAACAGCAGCTACCGGTTCCCCATAAATTGACATTGAAAGTGGGAGCACAAGTTATgctcttgaaaaatataaacattAATAGTGGTCTCGTTAATGGAGCTCGTGGCATTATTGTCAAGTTTGTTGGTGATACACCGGTCGTACAGTTCCGATCGGGAAAAGAGTATCATGCCACCCTGGAGAAATGGACAATCAAAAGAATGGGTAATAGTTTTGTTCACAGGAAGCAAATACCTTTAAAACTTGCTTGGGCATTTTCGATTCACAAGAGTCAAGGTTTGACTCTCGATTGTGTAGAAATGAGTTTGGGACGAGTTTTTGATGCGGGCCAAGCATACGTGGCACTCTCACGCGCTCAAAGCTTAGATTCACTGAGAGTCCTGGATTTCAATACTGAACAAATATGGGCAGACCGGAACGTATTAGAATTTTACAAAAGATTTCGTCGTAATCTCCAAGAGATAAAACTTATAccacttggaaaaaaattcaagctcACAGCACAAAACAATCCAACGACCACTCCcaatagaaaatga
- the Pif1 gene encoding ATP-dependent DNA helicase PIF1 isoform X4: protein MALSLENSTLTCSVVLEWLDGNGSISRKATYRTAILRLLRNDLRQIVLEVCVEKAKVATKLRLKGISVFNRYMNEGKATIKFPDDKCTIFLSNAPTVQLVSFLKMIFVKMTGQTKDMQGENVLHNKLLSDKRGGLSITENISPATNAELAIAREKALKKSRATTTSPSPNSVRKRKLNITPAKRLYSNAFTGTMSEEQKRILDTVLKGHNIFFTGSAGTGKSFLLKRIIAGLPPDVTVTTASTGVAACHIGGVTLHQFAGIGLGSATLDRCYELASKPAVASVWRKTKHLVIDEISMVDGDFFDKMEAVARHIRKNDKPFGGIQLILCGDFFQLPPVSKKEIACTLRATSSQKIEKNGILATRLCSHICEADEINSSQLDKLAGEEKIFIAQDSDENMTKILEQQLPVPHKLTLKVGAQVMLLKNININSGLVNGARGIIVKFVGDTPVVQFRSGKEYHATLEKWTIKRMGNSFVHRKQIPLKLAWAFSIHKSQGLTLDCVEMSLGRVFDAGQAYVALSRAQSLDSLRVLDFNTEQIWADRNVLEFYKRFRRNLQEIKLIPLGKKFKLTAQNNPTTTPNRK from the exons ATGGCACTATCTCTGGAAAATAGCACTTTAACATGCAGCGTGGTTCTTGAATGGTTAGACGGAAATGGTTCAATTTCACGAAAAGCCACTTATCGTACTGCAATTTTACGATTGTTAAGAAATGACCTGCGTCAAATAGTACTCGAGGTGTGCGTAGAAAAAGCTAAGGTAGCTACAAAATTACGCCTCAAAGGTATTTCTGTATTCAATCGTTACATGAATGAGGGTAAAGCAACAATAAAGTTTCCAGATGATAAATgcacaatatttttatcaaacgctCCTACTGTTCAGCTTGTAAGTTTtcttaaaatgatttttgtcaaaatgacTGGACAAACAAAGGATATGCAAGGAGAAAACGTATTACATAATAAACTATTGTCGGACAAAAGAGGGGGCTTGAGCATAACAGAAAACATAAGTCCTGCTACAAATGCAGAATTAGCAATAGCTAGAGAGAAGGCactcaaaaaatcaagagcGACGACAACCTCACCTTCCCCAAATAGCGTGAGGAAAAGAAAACTGAATATTACACCTGCAAAGAGATTGTATTCCAATGCATTTACCGGAACTATGAGTGAAGAGCAGAAAAGAATTTTGGATACCGTTTTGAAAggtcacaatatttttttcactggtAGCGCGGGTACCGGCAAGTCTTTTTTATTGAAGCGCATAATAGCAGGTTTACCACCGGATGTTACTGTAACGACTGCAAGTACTGGAGTTGCTGCTTGTCATATAGGTGGAGTGACACTTCACCAGTTTGCTGGAATTGGACTTGGCAGTGCAACTTTAGATCGTTGTTACGAATTGGCTTCTAAGCCAGCAGTTGCATCTGTCTGGCGCAAAACAAAACACCTTGTCATAGACGAAATTTCCATGGTTGAtggtgatttttttgataaaatggaAGCTGTGGCAAGGCACATAAGGAAAAACGATAAACCTTTTGGAGGTATACAGCTTATTCTGTGTGgtgacttttttcaattgccaCCGGTCTCTAAAA AAGAAATTGCTTGTACTCTGAGAGCTACTTCCAGCCAAAAGATTGAGAAGAATGGAATTTTAGCTACAAGGCTTTGTTCTCATATTTGCGAAGCGGATGAGATAAATTCTTCCCAGCTGGATAAACTCGCAggtgaggaaaaaattttcatcgcccAGGACTCTgatgaaaatatgacaaaaatATTGGAACAGCAGCTACCGGTTCCCCATAAATTGACATTGAAAGTGGGAGCACAAGTTATgctcttgaaaaatataaacattAATAGTGGTCTCGTTAATGGAGCTCGTGGCATTATTGTCAAGTTTGTTGGTGATACACCGGTCGTACAGTTCCGATCGGGAAAAGAGTATCATGCCACCCTGGAGAAATGGACAATCAAAAGAATGGGTAATAGTTTTGTTCACAGGAAGCAAATACCTTTAAAACTTGCTTGGGCATTTTCGATTCACAAGAGTCAAGGTTTGACTCTCGATTGTGTAGAAATGAGTTTGGGACGAGTTTTTGATGCGGGCCAAGCATACGTGGCACTCTCACGCGCTCAAAGCTTAGATTCACTGAGAGTCCTGGATTTCAATACTGAACAAATATGGGCAGACCGGAACGTATTAGAATTTTACAAAAGATTTCGTCGTAATCTCCAAGAGATAAAACTTATAccacttggaaaaaaattcaagctcACAGCACAAAACAATCCAACGACCACTCCcaatagaaaatga
- the Pif1 gene encoding ATP-dependent DNA helicase PIF1 isoform X1 codes for MALSLENSTLTCSVVLEWLDGNGSISRKATYRTAILRLLRNDLRQIVLEVCVEKAKVATKLRLKGISVFNRYMNEGKATIKFPDDKCTIFLSNAPTVQLVSFLKMIFVKMTGQTKDMQGENVLHNKLLSDKRGGLSITENISPATNAELAIAREKALKKSRATTTSPSPNSVRKRKLNITPAKRLYSNAFTGTMSEEQKRILDTVLKGHNIFFTGSAGTGKSFLLKRIIAGLPPDVTVTTASTGVAACHIGGVTLHQFAGIGLGSATLDRCYELASKPAVASVWRKTKHLVIDEISMVDGDFFDKMEAVARHIRKNDKPFGGIQLILCGDFFQLPPVSKSEKKTKFCFQSMAWKECIKYNFELNTVYRQEDPKFVDLLNRIRVGYVTEEIACTLRATSSQKIEKNGILATRLCSHICEADEINSSQLDKLAGEEKIFIAQDSDENMTKILEQQLPVPHKLTLKVGAQVMLLKNININSGLVNGARGIIVKFVGDTPVVQFRSGKEYHATLEKWTIKRMGNSFVHRKQIPLKLAWAFSIHKSQGLTLDCVEMSLGRVFDAGQAYVALSRAQSLDSLRVLDFNTEQIWADRNVLEFYKRFRRNLQEIKLIPLGKKFKLTAQNNPTTTPNRK; via the coding sequence ATGGCACTATCTCTGGAAAATAGCACTTTAACATGCAGCGTGGTTCTTGAATGGTTAGACGGAAATGGTTCAATTTCACGAAAAGCCACTTATCGTACTGCAATTTTACGATTGTTAAGAAATGACCTGCGTCAAATAGTACTCGAGGTGTGCGTAGAAAAAGCTAAGGTAGCTACAAAATTACGCCTCAAAGGTATTTCTGTATTCAATCGTTACATGAATGAGGGTAAAGCAACAATAAAGTTTCCAGATGATAAATgcacaatatttttatcaaacgctCCTACTGTTCAGCTTGTAAGTTTtcttaaaatgatttttgtcaaaatgacTGGACAAACAAAGGATATGCAAGGAGAAAACGTATTACATAATAAACTATTGTCGGACAAAAGAGGGGGCTTGAGCATAACAGAAAACATAAGTCCTGCTACAAATGCAGAATTAGCAATAGCTAGAGAGAAGGCactcaaaaaatcaagagcGACGACAACCTCACCTTCCCCAAATAGCGTGAGGAAAAGAAAACTGAATATTACACCTGCAAAGAGATTGTATTCCAATGCATTTACCGGAACTATGAGTGAAGAGCAGAAAAGAATTTTGGATACCGTTTTGAAAggtcacaatatttttttcactggtAGCGCGGGTACCGGCAAGTCTTTTTTATTGAAGCGCATAATAGCAGGTTTACCACCGGATGTTACTGTAACGACTGCAAGTACTGGAGTTGCTGCTTGTCATATAGGTGGAGTGACACTTCACCAGTTTGCTGGAATTGGACTTGGCAGTGCAACTTTAGATCGTTGTTACGAATTGGCTTCTAAGCCAGCAGTTGCATCTGTCTGGCGCAAAACAAAACACCTTGTCATAGACGAAATTTCCATGGTTGAtggtgatttttttgataaaatggaAGCTGTGGCAAGGCACATAAGGAAAAACGATAAACCTTTTGGAGGTATACAGCTTATTCTGTGTGgtgacttttttcaattgccaCCGGTCTCTAAAAGTGAGAAGAAAACGAAGTTTTGCTTTCAAAGCATGGCATGGAAGGAATGCatcaagtataattttgaattaaacACAGTGTACAGACAGGAAGATCCAAAATTTGTTGACTTATTGAATCGAATTAGAGTTGGATATGTTACAGAAGAAATTGCTTGTACTCTGAGAGCTACTTCCAGCCAAAAGATTGAGAAGAATGGAATTTTAGCTACAAGGCTTTGTTCTCATATTTGCGAAGCGGATGAGATAAATTCTTCCCAGCTGGATAAACTCGCAggtgaggaaaaaattttcatcgcccAGGACTCTgatgaaaatatgacaaaaatATTGGAACAGCAGCTACCGGTTCCCCATAAATTGACATTGAAAGTGGGAGCACAAGTTATgctcttgaaaaatataaacattAATAGTGGTCTCGTTAATGGAGCTCGTGGCATTATTGTCAAGTTTGTTGGTGATACACCGGTCGTACAGTTCCGATCGGGAAAAGAGTATCATGCCACCCTGGAGAAATGGACAATCAAAAGAATGGGTAATAGTTTTGTTCACAGGAAGCAAATACCTTTAAAACTTGCTTGGGCATTTTCGATTCACAAGAGTCAAGGTTTGACTCTCGATTGTGTAGAAATGAGTTTGGGACGAGTTTTTGATGCGGGCCAAGCATACGTGGCACTCTCACGCGCTCAAAGCTTAGATTCACTGAGAGTCCTGGATTTCAATACTGAACAAATATGGGCAGACCGGAACGTATTAGAATTTTACAAAAGATTTCGTCGTAATCTCCAAGAGATAAAACTTATAccacttggaaaaaaattcaagctcACAGCACAAAACAATCCAACGACCACTCCcaatagaaaatga
- the Pif1 gene encoding ATP-dependent DNA helicase PIF1 isoform X2, with protein MALSLENSTLTCSVVLEWLDGNGSISRKATYRTAILRLLRNDLRQIVLEVCVEKAKVATKLRLKGISVFNRYMNEGKATIKFPDDKCTIFLSNAPTVQLVSFLKMIFVKMTGQTKDMQGENVLHNKLLSDKRGGLSITENISPATNAELAIAREKALKKSRATTTSPSPNSVRKRKLNITPAKRLYSNAFTGTMSEEQKRILDTVLKGLPPDVTVTTASTGVAACHIGGVTLHQFAGIGLGSATLDRCYELASKPAVASVWRKTKHLVIDEISMVDGDFFDKMEAVARHIRKNDKPFGGIQLILCGDFFQLPPVSKSEKKTKFCFQSMAWKECIKYNFELNTVYRQEDPKFVDLLNRIRVGYVTEEIACTLRATSSQKIEKNGILATRLCSHICEADEINSSQLDKLAGEEKIFIAQDSDENMTKILEQQLPVPHKLTLKVGAQVMLLKNININSGLVNGARGIIVKFVGDTPVVQFRSGKEYHATLEKWTIKRMGNSFVHRKQIPLKLAWAFSIHKSQGLTLDCVEMSLGRVFDAGQAYVALSRAQSLDSLRVLDFNTEQIWADRNVLEFYKRFRRNLQEIKLIPLGKKFKLTAQNNPTTTPNRK; from the exons ATGGCACTATCTCTGGAAAATAGCACTTTAACATGCAGCGTGGTTCTTGAATGGTTAGACGGAAATGGTTCAATTTCACGAAAAGCCACTTATCGTACTGCAATTTTACGATTGTTAAGAAATGACCTGCGTCAAATAGTACTCGAGGTGTGCGTAGAAAAAGCTAAGGTAGCTACAAAATTACGCCTCAAAGGTATTTCTGTATTCAATCGTTACATGAATGAGGGTAAAGCAACAATAAAGTTTCCAGATGATAAATgcacaatatttttatcaaacgctCCTACTGTTCAGCTTGTAAGTTTtcttaaaatgatttttgtcaaaatgacTGGACAAACAAAGGATATGCAAGGAGAAAACGTATTACATAATAAACTATTGTCGGACAAAAGAGGGGGCTTGAGCATAACAGAAAACATAAGTCCTGCTACAAATGCAGAATTAGCAATAGCTAGAGAGAAGGCactcaaaaaatcaagagcGACGACAACCTCACCTTCCCCAAATAGCGTGAGGAAAAGAAAACTGAATATTACACCTGCAAAGAGATTGTATTCCAATGCATTTACCGGAACTATGAGTGAAGAGCAGAAAAGAATTTTGGATACCGTTTTGAAAg GTTTACCACCGGATGTTACTGTAACGACTGCAAGTACTGGAGTTGCTGCTTGTCATATAGGTGGAGTGACACTTCACCAGTTTGCTGGAATTGGACTTGGCAGTGCAACTTTAGATCGTTGTTACGAATTGGCTTCTAAGCCAGCAGTTGCATCTGTCTGGCGCAAAACAAAACACCTTGTCATAGACGAAATTTCCATGGTTGAtggtgatttttttgataaaatggaAGCTGTGGCAAGGCACATAAGGAAAAACGATAAACCTTTTGGAGGTATACAGCTTATTCTGTGTGgtgacttttttcaattgccaCCGGTCTCTAAAAGTGAGAAGAAAACGAAGTTTTGCTTTCAAAGCATGGCATGGAAGGAATGCatcaagtataattttgaattaaacACAGTGTACAGACAGGAAGATCCAAAATTTGTTGACTTATTGAATCGAATTAGAGTTGGATATGTTACAGAAGAAATTGCTTGTACTCTGAGAGCTACTTCCAGCCAAAAGATTGAGAAGAATGGAATTTTAGCTACAAGGCTTTGTTCTCATATTTGCGAAGCGGATGAGATAAATTCTTCCCAGCTGGATAAACTCGCAggtgaggaaaaaattttcatcgcccAGGACTCTgatgaaaatatgacaaaaatATTGGAACAGCAGCTACCGGTTCCCCATAAATTGACATTGAAAGTGGGAGCACAAGTTATgctcttgaaaaatataaacattAATAGTGGTCTCGTTAATGGAGCTCGTGGCATTATTGTCAAGTTTGTTGGTGATACACCGGTCGTACAGTTCCGATCGGGAAAAGAGTATCATGCCACCCTGGAGAAATGGACAATCAAAAGAATGGGTAATAGTTTTGTTCACAGGAAGCAAATACCTTTAAAACTTGCTTGGGCATTTTCGATTCACAAGAGTCAAGGTTTGACTCTCGATTGTGTAGAAATGAGTTTGGGACGAGTTTTTGATGCGGGCCAAGCATACGTGGCACTCTCACGCGCTCAAAGCTTAGATTCACTGAGAGTCCTGGATTTCAATACTGAACAAATATGGGCAGACCGGAACGTATTAGAATTTTACAAAAGATTTCGTCGTAATCTCCAAGAGATAAAACTTATAccacttggaaaaaaattcaagctcACAGCACAAAACAATCCAACGACCACTCCcaatagaaaatga
- the Pif1 gene encoding ATP-dependent DNA helicase PIF1 isoform X6: protein MIFVKMTGQTKDMQGENVLHNKLLSDKRGGLSITENISPATNAELAIAREKALKKSRATTTSPSPNSVRKRKLNITPAKRLYSNAFTGTMSEEQKRILDTVLKGHNIFFTGSAGTGKSFLLKRIIAGLPPDVTVTTASTGVAACHIGGVTLHQFAGIGLGSATLDRCYELASKPAVASVWRKTKHLVIDEISMVDGDFFDKMEAVARHIRKNDKPFGGIQLILCGDFFQLPPVSKSEKKTKFCFQSMAWKECIKYNFELNTVYRQEDPKFVDLLNRIRVGYVTEEIACTLRATSSQKIEKNGILATRLCSHICEADEINSSQLDKLAGEEKIFIAQDSDENMTKILEQQLPVPHKLTLKVGAQVMLLKNININSGLVNGARGIIVKFVGDTPVVQFRSGKEYHATLEKWTIKRMGNSFVHRKQIPLKLAWAFSIHKSQGLTLDCVEMSLGRVFDAGQAYVALSRAQSLDSLRVLDFNTEQIWADRNVLEFYKRFRRNLQEIKLIPLGKKFKLTAQNNPTTTPNRK, encoded by the coding sequence atgatttttgtcaaaatgacTGGACAAACAAAGGATATGCAAGGAGAAAACGTATTACATAATAAACTATTGTCGGACAAAAGAGGGGGCTTGAGCATAACAGAAAACATAAGTCCTGCTACAAATGCAGAATTAGCAATAGCTAGAGAGAAGGCactcaaaaaatcaagagcGACGACAACCTCACCTTCCCCAAATAGCGTGAGGAAAAGAAAACTGAATATTACACCTGCAAAGAGATTGTATTCCAATGCATTTACCGGAACTATGAGTGAAGAGCAGAAAAGAATTTTGGATACCGTTTTGAAAggtcacaatatttttttcactggtAGCGCGGGTACCGGCAAGTCTTTTTTATTGAAGCGCATAATAGCAGGTTTACCACCGGATGTTACTGTAACGACTGCAAGTACTGGAGTTGCTGCTTGTCATATAGGTGGAGTGACACTTCACCAGTTTGCTGGAATTGGACTTGGCAGTGCAACTTTAGATCGTTGTTACGAATTGGCTTCTAAGCCAGCAGTTGCATCTGTCTGGCGCAAAACAAAACACCTTGTCATAGACGAAATTTCCATGGTTGAtggtgatttttttgataaaatggaAGCTGTGGCAAGGCACATAAGGAAAAACGATAAACCTTTTGGAGGTATACAGCTTATTCTGTGTGgtgacttttttcaattgccaCCGGTCTCTAAAAGTGAGAAGAAAACGAAGTTTTGCTTTCAAAGCATGGCATGGAAGGAATGCatcaagtataattttgaattaaacACAGTGTACAGACAGGAAGATCCAAAATTTGTTGACTTATTGAATCGAATTAGAGTTGGATATGTTACAGAAGAAATTGCTTGTACTCTGAGAGCTACTTCCAGCCAAAAGATTGAGAAGAATGGAATTTTAGCTACAAGGCTTTGTTCTCATATTTGCGAAGCGGATGAGATAAATTCTTCCCAGCTGGATAAACTCGCAggtgaggaaaaaattttcatcgcccAGGACTCTgatgaaaatatgacaaaaatATTGGAACAGCAGCTACCGGTTCCCCATAAATTGACATTGAAAGTGGGAGCACAAGTTATgctcttgaaaaatataaacattAATAGTGGTCTCGTTAATGGAGCTCGTGGCATTATTGTCAAGTTTGTTGGTGATACACCGGTCGTACAGTTCCGATCGGGAAAAGAGTATCATGCCACCCTGGAGAAATGGACAATCAAAAGAATGGGTAATAGTTTTGTTCACAGGAAGCAAATACCTTTAAAACTTGCTTGGGCATTTTCGATTCACAAGAGTCAAGGTTTGACTCTCGATTGTGTAGAAATGAGTTTGGGACGAGTTTTTGATGCGGGCCAAGCATACGTGGCACTCTCACGCGCTCAAAGCTTAGATTCACTGAGAGTCCTGGATTTCAATACTGAACAAATATGGGCAGACCGGAACGTATTAGAATTTTACAAAAGATTTCGTCGTAATCTCCAAGAGATAAAACTTATAccacttggaaaaaaattcaagctcACAGCACAAAACAATCCAACGACCACTCCcaatagaaaatga